From Penicillium psychrofluorescens genome assembly, chromosome: 6, one genomic window encodes:
- a CDS encoding uncharacterized protein (ID:PFLUO_009609-T1.cds;~source:funannotate), whose translation MADRARGRGRGDRGGAAAGRGRGQTDLPFRPGRGDSRGRGDHGQGDFRGRGDFRGRGDIRGRGDLRGCGDFRGRGDFRGRGDFQGRGRGGDGGRGRGGFRGGRDQGPRIFVQGDTVPAPDASVTKTEDTLAKALVGQETAHQRYPERPGYGTVGEPVTLYANYLPLSLTSKPLFRYHIEIPPDATGRQPTGRKARQIVHLLLDEHFLQFQNGIATDYRSTLISREELPNTEEYDVRYRDEYEDEYPENPRVYHVTCQYTGQLNAGDLMNYLTSTNAGAVLESKAEVLQALNIILGHHPKTDRSVVSVGANRHYSLRPDSVERCDLGAGLEVVRGFFVSVRAAAARLLLNVQVKYLACYQEGPLGMVIGEYQRSNSRNIYRLEAFLKRLRVRITHITRKNSRGQLKPRIKTIAGLATRVDGASSPNPPKVSRHGAGPRDVQFFLSAPGLQPSQGGSESKGKKGKKAPKAGPAQAGRYITVEEFFKQEYNQALDPGMPVVNVGNRENPVYLPVEVCEVEPGQPATTKLSPNQTQSMLGFAVMGRKPAQNAQSIVTKGVSMLGLGEPLNTTLTAFGIHPSTNLVTVPGRVLPAPRIYYKDIKSGQKAVDTMGGSWNMRAIRFSQPVAMKPWTWLFIDAVGARPFFTSPDALNESVHTFTNALRHMGIAADAAKPGMRIQLNGSNDANEVESAVRALQEKHRPSLILTILHSKDTALYNCVKQVCDVRCGVRNVNVLAEKFKGANDQYSANVGLKINLKLGGSNQSLQKSDLGFFAEGRTMLVGIDVTHPSPGSARSAPSIAGIVASVDGALAQWPAEIRIQAARQEMVADLDVLLQSRLRHWARCNRNALPENIVVYRDGVSEGQYNTVIEQELPLLKRACEAVYPADQTKQGRPRLAVIVVGKRHNTRFYPTRDADADRAANPLPGTVVDRAVSDPRHWDFYLQAHAALQGTARPAHYFTIWDEIFHPRHPASAAAADELQTLTHKMCYLFGRATKAVSVCPPAYYADLVCTRARCYLSDLFDPTPSATPAASVVGAEGGGVVADKSDVEIHANVRDSMFYI comes from the exons ATGGCTGATAGGGCTCGTGGACGTGGCCGGGGTGACCGaggcggcgcggcggcgggtcGCGGCAGAGGCCAGACGGATCTGCCCTTCCGTCCCGGCCGGGGCGACTCTCGTGGTCGGGGAGACCATGGCCAGGGTGATTTCCGCGGCCGAGGCGACTTTCGAGGACGGGGAGACATTCGAGGACGGGGAGACCTTCGGGGATGTGGAGATTTCCGGGGACGGGGAGACTttcgtggccgaggagattTCCAGGGTCGTGGCCGGGGAGGTGATGGGGGACGGGGGCGTGGTGGCTTTCGCGGTGGCCGGGACCAAGGCCCGCGCATTTTTGT CCAGGGAGACACGGTCCCCGCTCCAGATGCGAGCGTCACGAAAACCGAGGACACGCTGGCCAAGGCACTGGTCGGACAGGAGACGGCCCACCAGCGCTATCCCGAGCGTCCAGGGTACGGCACTGTCGGCGAGCCGGTGACGCTTTACGCAAACTACCTTCCGCTCAGTCTTACGAGCAAACCGCTGTTCCGCTATCACATTGAGATTCCGCCCGACGCGACCGGTCGGCAGCCGACAGGCAGGAAGGCTCGACAGATTGTGCATCTCCTGCTGGACGAGCATTTCTTACAGTTCCAGAACGGCATTGCGACTGACTATCGATCGACCCTCATCTCCCGCGAGGAACTTCCCAATACTGAGGAATATGACGTGCGGTACCGCGACGAGTACGAGGATGAGTACCCAGAAAACCCCCGAGTGTATCATGTTACATGCCAGTACACGGGCCAACTCAATGCGGGTGATCTGATGAACTATCTCACATCGACCAATGCGGGTGCCGTTCTGGAGTCCAAAGCTGAGGTTTTGCAGGCCTTGAACATCATCCTAGGGCACCACCCCAAGACGGATCGCTCCGTGGTTTCTGTCGGTGCCAACAGGCATTATAGTCTGCGTCCAGATTCGGTCGAGCGATGTGATCTCGGTGCCGGCTTAGAAGTCGTgcgcggcttcttcgtcagTGTACGCGCTGCGGCAGCCCGTTTGCTACTCAACGTGCAGGTGAAATACCTGGCATGCTACCAGGAAGGGCCGTTGGGCATGGTCATCGGCGAGTACCAACGTTCCAACTCTCGGAATATCTACCGGCTGGAGGCCTTCCTGAAACGTCTACGAGTCCGCATCACACATATTACAAGAAAAAATAGTCGTGGCCAGCTCAAACCTCGGATCAAGACGATCGCCGGTCTAGCCACCCGCGTTGATGGAGCGTCATCTCCGAACCCGCCCAAGGTCTCCCGTCATGGTGCGGGCCCGCGGGATGTGCAattctttctgtctgctcCCGGGTTGCAGCCTAGTCAAGGAGGCTCCGAAtcaaagggaaagaaaggcaagaaggCGCCCAAGGCGGGGCCGGCTCAGGCAGGCCGTTATATCACTGTGGAAGAATTCTTCAAACAAG AGTATAACCAAGCCCTGGATCCTGGCATGCCTGTGGTCAATGTTGGAAATCGCGAGAACCCCGTCTATCTCCCTGTGGAGGTGTGCGAAGTCGAGCCTGGTCAGCCCGCCACCACCAAGCTCAGTCCCAATCAGACACAGAGTATGCTCGGATTTGCGGTTATGGGCCGGAAGCCGGCGCAGAACGCCCAGTCTATCGTCACCAAAGGCGTGAGCATGCTCGGTCTGGGAGAGCCACTGAATACCACTTTG ACAGCGTTCGGTATCCACCCATCGACAAATCTGGTCACCGTCCCTGGACGAGTTCTACCGGCTCCACGCATCTACTACAAAGATATCAAGTCCGGGCAGAAGGCCGTCGACACGATGGGCGGTAGTTGGAACATGCGCGCCATCCGGTTCTCACAGCCAGTCGCCATGAAACCCTGGACTTGGCTGTTCATTGATGCCGTCGGAGCGCGTCCTTTCTTCACATCGCCCGATGCACTGAATGAGTCTGTGCATACTTTTACAAATGCTCTGCGCCATATGGGTATCGCTGCCGACGCAGCCAAACCGGGCATGCGCATTCAGCTAAACGGCTCCAACGACGCAAATGAAGTCGAGTCCGCCGTGCGCGCCCTGCAAGAGAAACACCGACCTTCTTTGATCCTGACGATCCTACACTCCAAAGACACGGCCCTCTACAACTGTGTGAAGCAAGTCTGCGACGTTCGCTGTGGTGTTCGCAATGTCAACGTGCTCGCTGAGAAGTTCAAAGGTGCAAATGACCAATACAGTGCCAACGTGGGGCTCAAGATCAACCTCAAGCTTGGCGGTAGCAACCAGTCACTGCAGAAGTCCGACCTCGGCTTTTTCGCTGAGGGACGCACCATGCTTGTGGGCATCGACGTGACCCACCCATCGCCCGGCTCTGCACGATCGGCCCCCAGCATCGCTGGCATCGTGGCATCCGTTGATGGCGCGTTGGCCCAATGGCCCGCCGAAATCCGAATCCAGGCCGCGCGCCAGGAGATGGTGGCCGACCTGGATGTCCTGCTCCAGTCGCGACTCCGCCACTGGGCCCGCTGCAACCGGAATGCCCTACCAGAGAATATTGTCGTCTACCGCGACGGGGTCTCGGAGGGCCAGTACAACACTGTGATCGAACAGGAACTCCCGCTGCTCAAGCGTGCCTGCGAGGCCGTCTACCCGGCCGATCAGACGAAGCAGGGGCGGCCGCGGCTCGCTGTCATCGTGGTTGGCAAGCGACACAACACCCGCTTCTACCCAACACGCGATGCTGACGCCGACCGTGCGGCCAACCCCCTGCCTGGCACCGTGGTAGACCGCGCGGTCTCGGATCCCAGGCATTGGGACTTTTACCTGCAAGCCCACGCGGCGCTGCAGGGCACCGCTCGCCCCGCCCACTACTTCACCATCTGGGATGAGATCTTTCACCCACGCCACCCGGCATCCGCGGCCGCAGCCGACGAGTTGCAGACCCTCACCCACAAGATGTGCTATCTCTTCGGCCGCGCCACGAAGGCCGTGAGCGTGTGCCCGCCGGCCTACTATGCCGATCTGGTCTGCACCCGTGCCCGCTGCTACCTGAGCGACCTCTTCGATCCCACCCCTTCGGCAACCCCGGCCGCCAGCGTAGTTGGTGCGGAGGGTGGCGGTGTGGTTGCTGATAAGAGTGATGTCGAGATCCACGCGAATGTGCGCGACTCGATGTTTTACATCTAA
- a CDS encoding uncharacterized protein (ID:PFLUO_009605-T1.cds;~source:funannotate) — MSQDKLTGAAVAQHNSRDSCWVIVHGKAYDVTEFLPEHPGGQKIILKYAGKDATEEFDPIHPPDTLDKYLNQSKHLGEVDMTTVEQEEKAFDPEEAARLERIQRMPPLAACYNLLDFEAVARQVMKNTAWAYYSSGADDELTMRENHAAFHKIWFRPRVLVDVENVDMTTTMLGSKVSIPFYVTATALGKLGHPEGEVVLTKAAKQHQVVQMIPTLASCSFDEIVDARQGDQVQWLQLYVNKDREITRRIVQHAEKRGCKGLFITVDAPQLGRREKDMRSKFSDPGSNVQNGESEVDRSQGAARAISSFIDPALSWKDIPWFRSITRMPIVLKGVQSVEDVLRAVEAGVDGVVLSNHGGRQLDTARSGIEVLAEVMPALRERGWEKRLEVFVDGGVRRATDILKALCLGATGVGIGRPFLYAMSAYGLDGVDRAMQLLKDEMEMNMRLIGATRIDDLSPSLLDTRSLSGGHAGSLPVDTLGLGAYDPLEAPRFNEKPKL; from the exons ATGAGCCAAGACAAGCTCACGGGGGCCGCTGTCGCCCAGCACAACTCCAGGGACTCGTGTTGGGTGATTGTGCATGGCAAAGCCTACGACGTCACCGAGTTCCTTCCCG AGCATCCCGGCGGCCAGAAGATCATTCTCAAGTACGCCGGCAAGGATGCGACTGAAGAGTTCGATCCCATCCACCCGCCGGACACACTCGACAAATATCTGAACCAGTCAAAGCATCTGGGTGAAGTGGATATGACGACCGTGGAACAGGAAGAGAAAGCCTTTGACCCGGAGGAGGCTGCGCGGCTGGAACGCATCCAGCGGATGCCTCCGCTCGCCGCATGCTACAACCTGCTGGATTTTGAGGCGGTGGCGCGCCAGGTCATGAAGAATACTGCGTGGGCGTACTACTCCAGCGGAGCGGACGATGAGCTT ACCATGCGTGAAAACCACGCCGCGTTCCACAAAATCTGGTTTCGGCCGCGGGTGCTGGTGGATGTCGAGAATGTGGACATGACAACAACTATGCTGGGCAGTAAAGTTTCGATTCCATTCTACGTTACCGCAACTGCGCTGGGCAAGCTTGGCCACCCGGAGGGAGAAGTGGTTCTGACGAAAGCTGCGAAGCAGCACCAAGTGGTGCAGATGATCCCAACACTTGCATCTTGCTCCTTTGATGAGATCGTCGATGCCCGGCAGGGCGACCAGGTGCAGTGGCTGCAACTCTACGTGAACAAGGACCGTGAGATCACGCGACGAATTGTGCAGCACGCCGAGAAGCGTGGGTGCAAGGGTTTGTTTATCACGGTAGATGCGCCGCAGCTCGGTCGCCGGGAGAAGGACATGAGGTCCAAGTTTTCCGACCCCGGGTCCAACGTACAGAACGGCGAGAGCGAGGTCGACCGGTCGCAGGGAGCGGCGCGCGCCATCTCGTCATTCATTGACCCTGCCCTATCGTGGAAGGATATCCCCTGGTTTCGGAGCATCACGCGCATGCCAATCGTGCTCAAGGGGGTGCAGAGTGTCGAGGACGTACTGCGCGCCGTTGAGGCCGGTGTGGACGGTGTGGTGCTCTCTAACCATGGCGGCCGGCAGCTTGATACTGCACGATCAGGCATTGAGGTGCTGGCAGAGGTGATGCCGGCACTGCGTGAGCGTGGCTGGGAGAAGCGGCTGGAGGTTTTTGTGGATGGTGGCGTGCGCCGTGCGACTGATATCCTTAAGGCACTGTGCCTGGGTGCCACGGGCGTCGGCATCGGTCGCCCTTTCCTGTATGCCATGTCTGCCTATGGCCTAGACGGCGTCGATCGCGCAATGCAGCTTCtcaaggatgagatggagatgaacATGCGCCTGATTGGTGCCACGCGCATCGATGACCTGAGCCCGAGTCTGCTCGATACTCGTAGTCTATCGGGCGGTCATGCCGGCTCTCTCCCCGTCGATACACTCGGCCTAGGTGCCTACGACCCGCTGGAGGCTCCACGCTTCAACGAGAAGCCAAAGCTTTAA
- a CDS encoding uncharacterized protein (ID:PFLUO_009606-T1.cds;~source:funannotate), with protein sequence MPLYWDSDHTLHVALAPLQPISGVTAEMINHLREITALYLQAPSSRQRGPERDFVALFAPDIPLGMLQGWLDRYGGNEQAVNVYRRNVSPLSMGIIRDHSKYSEPRLFKKWITLDETRTDIEIECQAFPRRRNLLQPRSLATAAEEGEVGSPKVHIIPAAACTIDKLPATKAIFGLFISAILDRVEARYVAQKLNSTILKSISITDLNHVLTAITAPIAQASTDYQKYEFFGDSVLKFTVSCQLFYQNPDWNEGRLSSSRDSFIENNRLAQAAFCTGLDRFILTHRFTPRRWNAPLISQHSNALASAAKRPLSAKVLADVVEALIGAAYKDGGIPKAQACLHRFLPEVDLLSHNDISVRDFACGKGESKPVNHHCLARLIGYNFNDSAILSEALVHPSCEHDIVTQSYQRIEFLGDAILDMIVVSAMSAHPTQISEGQMTLIKHAVVNSNLLAFLCMDFAVPKEADDINTAFHDDQISLWHFLRFNGPTIKVSMEACLGRLRPLREAIWRALQAAPDYPWELFTRLHADKFFSDIFESVLGAIFIDSGGNLDICQTFVERIGLLPYLRRLIADKVNVIHPRNLAQNMIKGAGSLVFKKKRIPASNGATYTCISILNGQEIATVQGCASGEEAELKVAKATIEYLQAQHD encoded by the coding sequence ATGCCGCTTTACTGGGATAGTGACCACACACTTCACGTTGCTTTGGCTCCTCTACAGCCAATTTCGGGGGTCACAGCGGAGATGATCAATCATTTGAGAGAAATCACGGCTCTATATCTCCAAGCCCCATCTTCACGTCAACGTGGACCGGAACGAGATTTTGTGGCCCTCTTTGCTCCAGATATTCCACTGGGAATGCTGCAGGGCTGGCTTGATCGCTATGGGGGCAATGAACAAGCAGTAAATGTCTATCGCCGGAATGTCTCTCCGCTCTCGATGGGTATCATTCGCGATCACTCGAAGTATAGCGAGCCACGCTTGTTCAAGAAATGGATCACACTAGATGAGACACGAACCGATATTGAAATAGAATGCCAGGCATTTCCCCGACGGCgcaacctcctccagcccCGAAGCTTAGCTActgccgccgaggaagggGAAGTAGGCAGCCCCAAGGTGCATATAATACCTGCAGCCGCCTGCACCATTGACAAGCTCCCAGCCACGAAAGCTATATTCGGTCTTTTTATCTCAGCAATCCTTGACCGAGTAGAAGCCAGATATGTGGCTCAGAAACTCAACTCAACGATCCTCAAATCGATCAGTATCACTGATTTGAACCATGTTCTTACTGCGATCACCGCACCAATCGCCCAGGCTAGCACAGATTACCAGAAGTATGAATTCTTCGGCGATTCTGTCTTGAAATTTACCGTCTCTTGCCAGTTATTTTATCAGAATCCAGATTGGAATGAAGGACGCCTTTCCAGCAGCCGCGACAGCTTTATCGAAAACAACCGCCTTGCCCAGGCTGCGTTCTGTACTGGACTAGATCGTTTCATATTGACTCACAGATTTACTCCTCGCAGGTGGAATGCGCCGCTGATATCCCAACACTCCAATGCGTTAGCCTCAGCTGCCAAGCGACCACTATCAGCCAAAGTTCTCGCTGACGTGGTGGAGGCTCTTATTGGCGCTGCATACAAAGACGGTGGAATCCCTAAAGCACAAGCCTGTCTCCACCGTTTTCTCCCCGAAGTCGATCTCCTTTCTCACAATGATATATCCGTTCGCGATTTTGCTTGTGGCAAAGGTGAGAGCAAGCCAGTCAATCATCACTGTTTGGCCCGTTTAATAGGCTACAACTTCAACGATTCGGCTATCTTGTCTGAAGCTCTTGTTCATCCCTCATGCGAACATGACATTGTTACCCAATCCTACCAGCGAATCGAATTCCTCGGCGATGCAATTTTAGATATGATCGTCGTGTCTGCCATGTCTGCGCACCCAACCCAGATCTCCGAGGGTCAAATGACTCTCATCAAGCACGCCGTTGTCAATTCGAATcttcttgcttttctctGCATGGATTTTGCTGTTcccaaggaggccgatgatATCAACACTGCGTTCCACGACGACCAGATTTCTCTCTGGCATTTTCTCCGATTCAATGGTCCTACTATCAAAGTCTCCATGGAAGCTTGTCTAGGACGACTCCGGCCTCTGCGCGAAGCAATATGGAGAGCATTGCAGGCCGCACCGGACTACCCATGGGAACTTTTCACCCGTCTACATGCCGATAAGTTCTTCTCTGACATCTTCGAAAGTGTGCTGGGTGCAATTTTCATCGACTCTGGGGGAAATCTTGACATCTGCCAAACCTTTGTTGAACGCATCGGCCTGCTGCCTTACTTGCGTCGGCTTATTGCAGACAAAGTCAATGTCATACATCCACGCAATCTTGCCCAGAATATGATCAAGGGTGCTGGGAGCCTGGTCttcaagaaaaaaaggatACCGGCTTCAAATGGTGCCACCTATACTTGCATATCCATCCTGAATGGACAAGAGATTGCTACTGTTCAAGGATGCGCTTCAGGCGAAGAGGCTGAGCTAAAGGTGGCCAAAGCCACAATTGAGTATTTGCAGGCACAGCATGATTGA
- a CDS encoding uncharacterized protein (ID:PFLUO_009608-T1.cds;~source:funannotate), translating into MTVSRLLLSWPRIPRRSWGLALPTRLHSTTAAATSLDPAASSATKFPPARSDRLSTVKSAKPFSNFLTDTFNRQHDYLRISLTERCNLRCIYCMPEEGVELSPSEHLLTSPEIIYLSSLFVSQGVTKIRLTGGEPTVRKDIVPLMQEIGRLRQNGLQELCLTTNGISLHRKLDPMVEAGLTGVNLSLDTLDPFQFQIMTRRKGFDAVMKSIDRILEMNKVGAGIKLKVNCVIMRGMNDREILPFVELGREKSIEVRFIEYMPFGGNKWNQGKMFSYQEMLAVIQEKYPSLEKVADQKNDTSKTYRVPGFQGRVGFITSMTHNFCGSCNRLRITSDGNLKVCLFGNAEVSLRDIIRQENHGQPIDEDAMQELQLLETVQTAARISDEGGVVNEREREILNIIGKAVKRKKARHAGMGQLENMKNRPMILIGG; encoded by the coding sequence ATGACCGTGTCACGGCTCCTACTATCTTGGCCCCGGATTCCCCGCCGATCCTGGGGTCTGGCCCTCCCCACTCGACTGCACAGCACTACCGCAGCAGCAACTTCCTTGGATCCCGCGGCCTCGTCTGCGACAAAGTTCCCACCCGCCCGGTCTGACAGGCTCTCCACCGTGAAGTCCGCGAAACCCTTCTCCAACTTTCTCACCGATACCTTTAACCGGCAGCACGATTACCTTCGCATCAGCCTGACCGAACGGTGCAACCTGCGATGTATATATTGCATGCCTGAGGAGGGCGTGGAGCTCTCACCTTCGGAGCACCTTCTCACGTCCCCGGAAATTATTTACCTCTCATCTCTATTCGTGTCGCAGGGCGTGACGAAAATCCGCCTGACGGGCGGGGAGCCCACCGTACGGAAAGACATTGTGCCGCTCATGCAGGAGATAGGCCGGCTGCGGCAAAATGGGCTCCAGGAACTATGCCTGACGACCAACGGCATCTCCTTACATCGCAAGCTGGATCCGATGGTCGAGGCCGGGTTGACCGGGGTCAATCTGAGTCTCGACACGCTGGATCCGTTCCAGTTCCAGATCATGACCCGACGCAAGGGATTCGACGCAGTGATGAAAAGCATCGACCGGATTCTGGAAATGAACAAGGTCGGAGCAGGAATCAAGCTGAAGGTCAACTGTGTCATTATGCGGGGGATGAATGATCGTGAGATCCTGCCGTTTGTCGAACTCGGCCGCGAGAAATCCATCGAGGTGCGCTTCATTGAGTACATGCCCTTTGGTGGGAACAAATGGAACCAAGGCAAGATGTTTTCCTACCAGGAAATGCTGGCCGTGATCCAGGAGAAATACCCGTCTCTTGAGAAAGTGGCCGATCAAAAGAACGACACAAGTAAGACATACCGGGTTCCCGGCTTCCAAGGCCGGGTTGGCTTTATCACGAGCATGACGCACAATTTCTGCGGCTCCTGCAATCGATTGCGGATCACCAGCGACGGCAATTTGAAAGTGTGTCTTTTTGGCAACGCCGAAGTCTCGCTCCGGGATATCATTCGCCAGGAAAACCACGGGCAGCCTATCGACGAGGATGCGATGCAGGAATTGCAGCTGCTTGAGACGGTGCAAACGGCTGCCAGAATCAGTGATGAGGGCGGGGTGGTTAATGAACGGGAACGAGAGATTCTGAATATCATCGGGAAGGCTGTGAAGCGCAAAAAGGCGAGACATGCCGGCATGGGACAGCTAGAGAATATGAAGAACCGACCGATGATTCTGATTGGTGGGTGA
- a CDS encoding uncharacterized protein (ID:PFLUO_009607-T1.cds;~source:funannotate) gives MATRPIPRGPSWLRIPSHILPRPLGSLHARLYHSGRSSPTLEFSLASDKVINRKALSLPTASDPDLPHLTPSQTVHMTQITEKPETKRLATSACRVLFSNSRPWELLREGQGTHKGDVFSVARIAGIMAAKRTPDLVPLCHPSIGITGIEVSVELMGPGSQTADDHGMMQIVATVNSLGRTGVEMEAMAATMGAALTVYDMLKAVDKGMVISGVRLLEKQGGKSGHWVRQEESQS, from the coding sequence ATGGCCACGCGACCGATTCCCCGAGGCCCGTCCTGGCTGCGCATACCCTCACACATTCTTCCACGGCCACTGGGGTCCTTGCACGCTCGCCTCTATCATAGTGGGCGTTCATCGCCGACACTTGAGTTCTCACTGGCCTCTGATAAAGTCATCAATCGCAAGGCTCTCTCACTCCCTACGGCGTCCGACCCAGACCTTCCACATCTGACGCCATCCCAAACCGTACACATGACGCAGATAACGGAGAAGCCAGAAACAAAGCGACTAGCCACATCCGCGTGCCGTGTCCTCTTCTCTAATTCCCGGCCGTGGGAACTTCTTCGGGAAGGCCAGGGCACGCATAAGGGCGATGTGTTCAGCGTTGCACGGATCGCGGGTATCATGGCCGCTAAACGAACTCCGGACCTCGTTCCCCTCTGCCATCCTAGCATCGGCATTACAGGGATTGAAGTCTCTGTCGAGCTTATGGGGCCGGGCTCACAGACGGCCGATGACCACGGCATGATGCAAATTGTCGCAACAGTCAACAGTCTTGGTCGAACTGGAGTCGAAATGGAGGCTATGGCAGCGACCATGGGCGCTGCTTTGACGGTCTACGACATGCTCAAGGCCGTAGATAAAGGCATGGTGATCAGCGGGGTACGGTTGCTAGAGAAGCAGGGCGGCAAGAGTGGACACTGGGTGCGACAAGAAGAGTCACAGAGTTAG